A single region of the Corallococcus caeni genome encodes:
- a CDS encoding DNA methyltransferase produces the protein MNDVERRYHQTWLGMAQPIEGLVVSIPVLEDAQCMQRLPVSAQSRFILLAGRESPRVTDVPRFLREVLGYAEDDFVTEFPEELRLDIAEGQQTLRPTRGLRRRGPPPAKPEGLPDDSTPISRAAEGFALLTWELPSGLDLDKKEDTTGTWFYEPTAKFDRLLRAARVPIGLLFNGDSVRLVYAPHGETSGHLTFRFKDLITSSGRPLFDAMVMLLHARRFFGVLSEHQLPSLLESSRRRQADVTEELAGQVLEALGILLTGFETAAERDGSRTLDEAFSRGEEHVYGGLLSTLLRLVFILYAEDRGLLPVDQEPYRDDLSVKALHEQLVEDASLYPDAMNRRFGAWPRLLALFRCVYLGASHDKLRMPARRGQLFDPETFPFLGGGSSDESGTDRPAPSIDDETVYQVLERLIFLKGQRLSFKSLDVEQIGSVYEGLMGFHVKRLTGAGICLKPWKVWVSATEVLAQPAKRRAAWLEEEAGVETKVVKAVLKALEQADTQQKVLAALEPYRVKGTETRRASQLVLQPGDERRRTSSHYTPRRLSTPIVQRALEPLLKTMGPKPSSERLLNLKICDPAMGSGAFLVESCRFLADQVIAAWTREGVLKRDKHEDEVMRARRLVAQRCLYGVDKNPWAVSLAKLSLWLVTLAKTEPFTFLDHALKCGDSLVGLDLEQLQAFHWDPNSKKQSELSWTFIKNALTRAQKKRDEILQLALDLEGPDRKPLQLDLDPGRVKEGLLRDADAALEDVKRIADACVGAFFANGSDKEREKERVRRLDLIGTWLSKEKKGVLPPMPAEIAAFSAPAWTFHWPLEFPEVFHGSRPDPLDNEQPNKAAWVDGFVGNPPFAGKNAIIETGGENYLPWLQAVHEGAHGNADLASHFFRRAFHLLGEHGSFGFIATNTIAQGDTRATGLKYLVDQGGHLYDAVRSMKWPVSGANVSVSVVHLAKGHVSGLTLEPRLDGVPVKHLNSRLRGKPERADPVVLVANTGKSFQGSIVLGMGFVLSPEQRAELVAKSSKNAERIFRYVGGEEINSDPSPELERHVINFGQMELKEAERWPDLLRIVRDLVKPERDKVKDKGANRLWWQFIRPRQELYQTLNSFRRCLVNSQVSKHLVFDWRLTGGVFSHAAYVYTLDQDRWLAALQSRVHEVWARLLSSSMRNDLRYTPSTCFETFPFPDEAHSTALDTMGKRLHFERSQYMQANSIGLTTTYNRLKDKSVTDTATQRLRDLHVAVDQAVLDAYGWNDIHAPPYCGATAAQLEAFEDDVLDRLFDLNERRAYEEAHPTSRRPSKSRAQTA, from the coding sequence ATGAACGACGTCGAACGTCGCTATCACCAGACATGGCTGGGGATGGCGCAGCCCATTGAAGGACTGGTGGTTTCCATCCCGGTCCTTGAAGACGCGCAGTGCATGCAGCGCCTGCCGGTGTCCGCCCAATCGCGGTTCATCCTGCTGGCGGGCCGGGAGTCACCTCGAGTGACGGATGTTCCGCGCTTCCTCCGGGAGGTGCTGGGCTACGCCGAGGATGACTTCGTCACGGAATTTCCAGAGGAGCTCCGGCTCGACATCGCGGAAGGGCAACAGACCCTCAGGCCTACGCGGGGCTTGCGGCGGCGTGGTCCTCCTCCCGCGAAGCCAGAAGGCCTGCCGGACGACTCCACGCCCATCAGCCGGGCCGCGGAAGGGTTCGCGCTCCTGACCTGGGAACTGCCTTCGGGGCTGGACCTGGACAAGAAGGAGGACACCACAGGCACGTGGTTCTACGAACCCACCGCGAAGTTCGACCGCTTGCTGCGCGCCGCCCGGGTTCCCATCGGCCTGCTGTTCAACGGTGACTCCGTGCGCCTGGTCTACGCGCCCCACGGAGAGACCTCCGGGCACCTCACCTTCCGCTTCAAGGACCTCATCACCTCCAGCGGCCGGCCCCTGTTCGACGCGATGGTGATGCTCCTGCACGCGCGCCGCTTCTTCGGCGTGCTGTCCGAGCATCAGCTCCCCTCGCTCCTGGAGAGCTCGCGCCGCCGTCAGGCGGATGTCACCGAGGAACTGGCAGGTCAGGTGCTGGAAGCGCTCGGCATCCTCCTCACGGGTTTCGAGACGGCTGCCGAACGGGATGGCTCCCGCACCTTGGATGAAGCGTTTTCACGGGGCGAGGAGCATGTCTACGGTGGGCTTCTCTCCACGCTCTTGCGGCTCGTCTTCATCCTCTACGCGGAGGACCGGGGCCTGCTTCCCGTGGACCAGGAGCCCTACCGGGACGACCTGTCGGTGAAGGCGCTCCACGAGCAACTGGTCGAGGACGCCAGCCTGTACCCCGATGCGATGAACCGGCGATTCGGTGCATGGCCACGGCTGCTGGCGCTCTTCCGGTGCGTCTACCTGGGCGCATCCCACGACAAGCTGAGAATGCCGGCACGTCGAGGGCAGCTGTTCGACCCCGAGACGTTTCCCTTCCTGGGAGGCGGGAGCTCCGACGAGTCGGGCACGGACAGGCCGGCACCCTCCATTGATGACGAGACTGTCTACCAGGTCCTGGAACGACTCATCTTCCTCAAGGGGCAGCGGCTGAGCTTCAAGTCGCTCGACGTGGAGCAGATCGGCTCCGTGTACGAGGGGCTGATGGGCTTCCACGTGAAGCGCCTGACAGGCGCCGGGATCTGCCTCAAGCCCTGGAAGGTCTGGGTCTCCGCGACCGAGGTACTGGCACAACCCGCGAAGCGGCGCGCCGCGTGGCTGGAGGAGGAAGCCGGAGTCGAAACGAAGGTGGTGAAGGCCGTGTTGAAGGCGCTGGAGCAGGCGGACACGCAGCAGAAAGTCCTGGCCGCGCTGGAGCCCTACCGTGTGAAGGGGACCGAGACGCGGCGGGCATCCCAGCTCGTGCTCCAGCCCGGTGACGAACGGCGGCGGACCAGCAGCCACTACACGCCTCGCAGGCTCTCCACGCCCATCGTCCAGCGTGCATTGGAGCCGCTGCTCAAGACCATGGGGCCGAAGCCCTCCTCGGAGCGGCTCCTCAACCTGAAGATCTGCGACCCGGCCATGGGGTCCGGGGCGTTCCTCGTGGAGTCGTGCCGCTTCCTCGCGGACCAGGTCATCGCGGCCTGGACGCGCGAGGGTGTGCTGAAGCGTGACAAGCACGAAGACGAGGTGATGCGGGCGCGCCGGCTGGTGGCACAGCGATGCCTGTATGGCGTGGACAAGAACCCGTGGGCGGTGAGCCTCGCGAAGTTGTCGCTGTGGCTCGTGACGCTGGCGAAGACGGAGCCCTTCACGTTCCTGGACCATGCGCTCAAGTGCGGAGACTCACTGGTAGGGCTCGACCTTGAACAACTGCAAGCGTTCCACTGGGACCCGAACAGCAAGAAGCAGTCGGAGTTGTCATGGACGTTCATCAAGAACGCACTGACACGGGCGCAGAAAAAGCGCGACGAGATCCTCCAGCTCGCACTCGACCTGGAAGGGCCGGACCGCAAGCCGTTGCAGCTGGACCTGGACCCTGGCCGGGTCAAGGAAGGGCTTCTCCGTGACGCGGATGCGGCGCTCGAGGACGTCAAGAGGATCGCCGATGCCTGCGTCGGAGCGTTCTTCGCTAACGGCTCCGACAAGGAGCGGGAGAAGGAGCGCGTTCGTCGGCTGGACCTGATTGGGACTTGGCTCTCCAAGGAGAAGAAGGGCGTTCTGCCTCCCATGCCCGCGGAGATCGCGGCGTTTTCCGCGCCGGCATGGACGTTCCACTGGCCGCTGGAGTTCCCGGAGGTATTCCACGGGAGCCGACCCGACCCACTTGATAACGAGCAGCCCAACAAAGCGGCGTGGGTCGACGGGTTCGTGGGGAACCCGCCATTCGCGGGGAAGAACGCCATCATTGAGACAGGCGGAGAGAACTATCTGCCCTGGCTCCAGGCGGTCCACGAGGGCGCGCACGGAAACGCGGATCTCGCCTCACACTTCTTCCGCCGCGCGTTCCACCTGCTGGGTGAGCACGGCAGCTTCGGCTTCATCGCCACCAACACCATCGCGCAGGGAGACACCAGGGCCACTGGGTTGAAGTACCTGGTGGACCAAGGCGGCCATCTGTACGACGCCGTGCGTTCCATGAAGTGGCCGGTCTCTGGGGCCAATGTCTCGGTGTCCGTGGTGCATCTGGCGAAGGGCCACGTCTCCGGACTGACGCTGGAGCCCCGCCTGGACGGAGTGCCCGTGAAGCACCTCAACTCCCGGCTGAGGGGAAAGCCCGAACGAGCGGATCCCGTGGTGCTTGTTGCCAACACGGGCAAGAGCTTCCAAGGAAGCATCGTGCTCGGCATGGGGTTCGTGCTCAGCCCCGAGCAGCGGGCGGAGCTTGTCGCGAAGTCCTCAAAGAACGCGGAGCGCATTTTTCGCTACGTGGGTGGCGAGGAGATCAACTCCGATCCAAGCCCGGAACTCGAACGGCACGTCATCAACTTCGGGCAGATGGAGCTGAAGGAAGCTGAGCGCTGGCCCGACCTTCTCCGCATCGTGCGGGATCTGGTGAAGCCTGAGCGCGACAAAGTGAAAGACAAGGGAGCCAATCGGCTCTGGTGGCAGTTCATCCGTCCCAGACAGGAATTATACCAAACGCTTAATTCCTTCCGCCGCTGCCTCGTGAACTCACAAGTATCTAAACACCTTGTTTTTGATTGGCGACTTACGGGTGGTGTTTTCTCACATGCGGCCTACGTCTACACTCTGGATCAAGACCGATGGCTTGCGGCCCTGCAATCGCGGGTTCACGAGGTCTGGGCACGGCTTCTGTCCTCGTCGATGCGCAACGATCTTCGCTACACGCCGAGCACTTGCTTCGAGACCTTCCCCTTCCCCGACGAAGCGCACAGCACAGCGCTCGACACGATGGGGAAGCGGCTGCACTTCGAACGCAGCCAGTACATGCAGGCCAACAGCATCGGGCTGACGACCACGTACAACCGGCTCAAGGACAAGTCCGTCACCGACACAGCGACGCAGCGCCTGCGGGACCTGCACGTGGCCGTGGACCAGGCTGTCCTGGACGCCTACGGCTGGAACGACATCCACGCCCCTCCGTACTGCGGCGCCACCGCCGCCCAGCTCGAAGCCTTCGAGGACGACGTGCTCGACCGCCTCTTCGACCTGAACGAGCGCCGCGCCTACGAGGAAGCCCATCCCACGTCCCGCCGTCCCTCGAAGTCCCGCGCCCAGACCGCTTGA
- the drmD gene encoding DISARM system SNF2-like helicase DrmD, translated as MPCAGDIAQVRHRQYLVNEVVAPSDVQEQHTLVRLTCLDDDAQGRSLSVLWERELAARVIRPEQGGLGTPERFDEPRHFAAYLHALKWSSVTATDARLFQAPFRAGIHLMNHQLTPLKKALELPRVNLFIADDVGLGKTIEAGLVMQELILRQRVDRVLIVCPASVTLQWRDEMEKRFGLRFEIFNSEFVSRRRQERGFQVPVWATHSRFIVSYQTLRRSEYFEPLKTLLEEKGHHKSMLVLDEAHVVAPASANRYAIDTETTRSIRSLAERFEHRLFLSATPHNGHSNSFSALLEMLDPQRFTRGTRVRESQLAPVMVRRLKGDLRALGSAQRYPERHVVGVRLTHDSGRWHAEWLGLDGKTVEQRVDLGEGAAPELELSQKLARYTELMAPGTKQGRLVFINLQKRLLSSIEAFHRTLSVHAAAFGAGALAPDGGALTGAPAPESEEHGETDDSLELAFAESIHEDSQRLSASVQARKLLDDMLKLSARHRTSRDAKLRALLHWIREHQCPLTRGAAWKPRRVIVFTEYGDTLRFLKEQLGAAFEGTQRGDERILTLTGGIDDVRRAEAQAAFNGPMDEFPVRVLLATDAAREGINLQGHCADLFHFDVPWNPSRMEQRNGRIDRALQPAPTVRCGYFVYSQRAEDAVLDTLARKVETITRELGSLGSVLMDQMHDALATGITKGTLESLSRAATSTRTDVTKRELESQRTLQSLRKELDAIGELRERSGKVMDFNPALLRDALDVGFELAGAGRLEQEKVTEEGRTVEAWKVPALPASWNTTLDSIRPRREPDEAPWEWRKRPVSPVVFEAPSGVSSKLAHLHLSHPLVQRVLQRFLAQGFSANDLSRVTVVQTQRDSVARVIVFGRLSLFGEGAARLHDEVVSVSAKWLDGGGRGHLKPFADEADRKAIEQLETTLAEAPALSATPQAVQKRLLAGAASDFAKLWPAVEEQVELREKDARKKLAARGTTEAKALTEILLNQEEAIRDALGAQLELGIREELEQWRRDRTHLTQRLAALKTELATQPEALKGLFAVRLVRVMPVGMVYLWPASR; from the coding sequence ATGCCGTGCGCGGGTGATATCGCGCAGGTCCGACACCGCCAATATCTGGTCAACGAGGTCGTGGCTCCTTCGGATGTCCAGGAGCAACACACCCTCGTTCGTCTCACCTGCCTGGATGATGACGCACAGGGTCGCTCCCTGTCTGTCCTGTGGGAGCGCGAACTCGCCGCTCGGGTCATTCGTCCCGAGCAGGGTGGACTGGGGACGCCCGAGCGTTTCGACGAACCCCGTCACTTCGCCGCGTACCTGCACGCGCTCAAGTGGAGCTCCGTCACCGCCACCGATGCCCGACTGTTCCAGGCGCCGTTCCGCGCGGGCATCCACCTGATGAATCATCAGCTCACGCCTCTTAAAAAGGCGCTTGAGTTGCCCAGGGTCAACCTCTTCATCGCGGATGACGTCGGTCTGGGGAAGACCATTGAAGCCGGGCTCGTGATGCAGGAGCTCATCCTCCGCCAGCGCGTCGACCGCGTCCTCATTGTCTGCCCGGCGTCCGTGACGCTTCAGTGGCGCGATGAGATGGAGAAGCGCTTCGGCCTGCGCTTCGAGATCTTCAACAGCGAGTTCGTCTCCCGCCGCCGACAGGAGCGCGGCTTCCAGGTCCCTGTCTGGGCCACGCACTCGCGTTTCATCGTGTCGTATCAGACGCTGCGGCGCAGCGAGTACTTCGAGCCGCTGAAGACCCTCCTGGAGGAGAAGGGCCACCACAAATCCATGCTGGTGCTCGACGAGGCGCACGTCGTCGCCCCGGCATCGGCCAACCGGTACGCCATCGACACGGAGACCACCCGCAGCATCCGATCCCTGGCGGAGCGCTTCGAACACCGGTTGTTCCTCTCCGCCACGCCCCACAACGGCCACTCCAACAGCTTCTCCGCGCTGCTGGAGATGCTCGACCCCCAGCGCTTCACCCGGGGCACCCGCGTCCGCGAATCCCAGCTGGCGCCCGTCATGGTGCGCCGGCTCAAGGGCGACCTGCGCGCGCTGGGCAGCGCCCAGCGATACCCCGAGCGGCACGTGGTGGGCGTGCGGCTGACACATGACTCGGGGCGATGGCACGCCGAGTGGCTTGGCCTGGACGGCAAGACCGTCGAGCAGCGCGTGGACCTGGGCGAGGGAGCCGCCCCCGAGCTGGAGCTGTCCCAGAAGCTCGCTCGCTACACGGAGCTGATGGCGCCTGGCACGAAGCAGGGGCGACTGGTCTTCATCAACCTCCAGAAGCGCCTCCTCTCCAGCATCGAGGCCTTCCACCGGACCCTCTCCGTCCACGCGGCGGCCTTCGGCGCGGGAGCTCTGGCCCCGGATGGCGGAGCGCTCACCGGTGCCCCGGCCCCCGAGTCCGAGGAGCACGGCGAGACGGACGACTCCCTTGAGCTGGCGTTCGCGGAGAGCATCCACGAAGACAGTCAGCGCCTGTCCGCCAGCGTCCAGGCCCGCAAGCTCCTGGATGACATGCTGAAGCTGAGCGCCCGGCACCGCACCTCGCGAGACGCAAAGCTGCGGGCCCTGCTCCACTGGATTCGCGAGCATCAATGCCCCCTCACCCGGGGCGCCGCGTGGAAACCTCGCCGGGTCATCGTGTTCACCGAGTACGGCGACACGCTCCGCTTCCTCAAGGAGCAGCTCGGCGCCGCCTTCGAAGGCACCCAGCGCGGGGACGAGCGGATCCTCACCCTAACGGGCGGCATCGATGACGTAAGGCGTGCGGAGGCCCAGGCCGCCTTCAACGGTCCGATGGACGAGTTCCCCGTCCGGGTCCTCCTCGCGACCGACGCCGCTCGCGAAGGAATCAACCTGCAAGGCCACTGCGCGGACCTCTTCCACTTCGACGTGCCTTGGAATCCCTCGCGCATGGAGCAGCGCAACGGCCGCATCGACCGTGCCCTGCAGCCCGCCCCCACCGTGCGCTGCGGCTACTTCGTCTACAGCCAGCGCGCCGAGGACGCGGTGCTCGACACCCTGGCCCGCAAGGTGGAGACCATCACCCGCGAACTGGGCAGCCTGGGCAGCGTGCTGATGGACCAGATGCACGATGCCCTCGCCACGGGCATCACGAAGGGCACGCTGGAAAGTCTCTCCCGTGCCGCGACCTCCACCCGCACCGACGTGACGAAGCGGGAGCTGGAGTCGCAGCGCACGCTCCAGTCCCTGCGCAAGGAGCTGGATGCGATTGGCGAACTCCGTGAGCGCAGCGGCAAGGTGATGGACTTCAATCCCGCCCTGTTGCGCGACGCGCTGGACGTGGGTTTCGAGCTGGCCGGCGCCGGACGGCTGGAGCAGGAGAAGGTCACGGAGGAGGGTCGGACGGTGGAAGCCTGGAAGGTCCCCGCCCTCCCCGCCTCGTGGAACACGACCCTGGACTCCATCCGTCCCCGGCGGGAGCCGGACGAGGCGCCGTGGGAGTGGCGCAAGCGCCCCGTGTCTCCCGTGGTCTTCGAAGCGCCGTCAGGCGTTTCCAGCAAGCTCGCCCATCTGCACCTGTCCCATCCGCTCGTCCAGAGGGTGCTCCAGCGATTCCTGGCACAGGGGTTCTCCGCGAACGACCTGAGCCGCGTCACGGTGGTGCAGACCCAGCGCGACTCGGTGGCGCGCGTCATCGTTTTCGGCCGGCTGTCGCTCTTTGGCGAGGGCGCCGCTCGACTCCATGACGAAGTGGTCTCTGTTTCAGCGAAGTGGCTGGACGGTGGTGGCCGCGGGCACTTGAAGCCCTTCGCGGATGAAGCGGACCGCAAGGCGATTGAGCAACTGGAGACCACGCTGGCGGAAGCACCTGCGCTCTCCGCGACACCCCAGGCCGTCCAGAAGCGGTTGCTGGCTGGAGCAGCGTCCGACTTCGCGAAGCTCTGGCCCGCGGTGGAAGAGCAGGTGGAGCTTCGAGAAAAGGACGCGCGCAAGAAGCTGGCAGCGCGCGGAACCACCGAAGCAAAGGCGCTGACGGAAATCCTCCTGAACCAGGAGGAGGCCATCCGGGACGCCCTGGGTGCGCAGCTCGAGCTGGGGATTCGTGAAGAGCTCGAACAGTGGCGGCGTGATCGCACCCACCTCACGCAGCGATTGGCAGCGCTCAAGACAGAACTCGCGACGCAGCCAGAAGCGTTGAAGGGGCTTTTCGCCGTCCGGCTCGTGAGGGTCATGCCCGTGGGCATGGTGTACCTCTGGCCGGCTTCGCGCTGA